A genomic window from Pyxicephalus adspersus chromosome 2, UCB_Pads_2.0, whole genome shotgun sequence includes:
- the LOC140324218 gene encoding uncharacterized protein — MNYYFPTLCLIEMTLYVGTSGEDSHLTSLEVTVTKPSRVILNCSLNLPKLQRYSLCWNISNKTGYHTEKLFVLHGTPIQENISKFSMVIEEAKVGDEGVYKCSLQKTLPPPSKTYYGPLIRLIVQAPPKMHAHFVQNGEDEIIVVCNLLEFYPERITANLSMTCEESLKIKENSTLERNADGSVNVTYMFWMNISHCSNNPSVTCEADHVTGKVKQTISLISGYWKNHPTVTGTDISLTAILIIKYSLMIFLSIVFLVAITVTHIWIARCSS, encoded by the exons ATGAACTATTATTTCCCAACTCTCTGTCTTATAGAAATGACATTGTATGTAG GTACTTCAGGAGAAGATTCCCACCTAACATCTTTAGAAGTCACTGTAACAAAACCTAGCCGTGTTATACTAAACTGCTCTCTAAACCTTCCAAAACTTCAGCGGTATTCATTATGCTGgaatatttccaataaaacagGATATCACACagaaaaactatttgttttacaTGGCACTCCAATACAGGAGaatatttcaaaattttcaaTGGTGATTGAAGAAGCTAAAGTAGGTGATGAAGGAGTTTACAAATGTTCTCTCCAAAAAACTCTACCACCACCTTCAAAGACATATTATGGTCCTTTAATTCGGCTCATTGTTCAAG ctcCTCCGAAGATGCATGCTCATTTTGTTCAGAATGGTGAAGATGAAATTATTGTAGTGTGCAATTTGCTTGAATTCTATCCAGAAAGAATTACAGCAAACTTGTCCATGACTTGTGAAGAAAGTCTGAAGATAAAAGAAAACTCTACCCTTGAAAGAAATGCAGATGGATCTGTTAATGTCACCTACATGTTCTGGATGAATATTTCCCACTGTTCCAATAATCCATCAGTGACATGTGAGGCAGATCATGTAACTGGAAAGGTCAAACAAACAATAAGTCTCATATCGGGTTACTGGAAAAATCATCCTACAGTCACAGGCACAG ATATCTCACTAACAGCTatactgataataaaatattccCTGATGATCTttctttccattgtttttttggtAGCCATTACAGTTA CCCACATTTGGATTGCACGATGTTCTTCATAA